A single region of the Phycisphaerae bacterium RAS1 genome encodes:
- a CDS encoding thiamine biosynthesis protein ThiF: MDFLDPGGIVVPEGSLALHRAKDLVAALRGPGALFASLIECRSSSATETVVFDVEVERPQVVANDIRKTERLAAVFVRDDDTCPDVLALRRDFPALQHQNQRFEELPRSLCLYDRPWSEIRITWTAPAFVERVRWWLKQAARDELHGGDQALEPFLLSWGQWLVLPPLNGASKDSESFLVTLPGGKEGRVFLAHDDEPGEVAAGVVRLVVVRFETPRQRHRVLPRIPRTLDDLNGLLRTDELDLLSKLRERLKNWPKEREPILQNRVILLIDLPKTRTDDGPVERVEHCAVFIDKPLVDLGVAIGVWTMQDGKRALLLVPDASKTGDDVPLSLLNVCHALTRDLAAVLNGHEAADGVKILAVGAGALGSHVAMNLARAGWGRWTVVDCDDLLPHNLARHAAGGAMVGCRKAAAMALEMNWVFRTPETASFIDADVLRPGAEGDRLAAAARGADLILDMSASVAVGRHLTRIEAPARRASLFLSPSGRDLVLLAEDKHRHVELDHLEMTYYTAVATDDRLEVHLNLRPDQVRYGLSCRDVSSRIAQDALATLGGIGGAAIRQLADDDQACIRIWRLDPLTLGVDALSIDVVPLERQTQGDWTLEVAPSLLRHVAGWREQRLPKETGGVLMGNVDHDRRTIYVMLALPSPPDSAEWPCHYIRGCEELRKRVDHHRERTAENLRYVGEWHSHPDGAATMRSGADLKVFSWIAEHTLAEGTPPVMLIAGERGRARIFVGLSENTPEELCPA; the protein is encoded by the coding sequence ATGGACTTCCTCGATCCCGGTGGAATCGTCGTTCCGGAGGGCAGCCTGGCGCTGCACCGGGCCAAGGATCTCGTGGCAGCGCTGCGCGGACCGGGAGCATTGTTTGCATCGCTCATCGAATGTCGCTCGTCCTCGGCAACTGAGACGGTCGTTTTTGACGTTGAGGTCGAGCGGCCTCAGGTTGTCGCCAACGACATCCGGAAGACCGAGCGTTTGGCGGCCGTGTTCGTGCGCGATGACGACACCTGCCCGGACGTCCTGGCGCTTCGGCGCGATTTTCCCGCTTTGCAGCATCAGAACCAGCGTTTCGAGGAGCTTCCCCGAAGCCTCTGTCTGTACGACCGCCCATGGAGCGAAATTCGCATTACGTGGACGGCGCCCGCATTCGTGGAACGAGTCCGCTGGTGGTTGAAGCAGGCGGCCCGCGACGAATTGCACGGCGGCGATCAGGCACTCGAGCCGTTCCTTCTATCGTGGGGCCAGTGGCTGGTTCTGCCCCCGTTAAACGGTGCAAGCAAAGACTCAGAGTCGTTCCTGGTCACGCTCCCGGGTGGAAAAGAGGGGCGAGTTTTCCTGGCGCATGACGACGAGCCGGGGGAAGTCGCCGCGGGTGTTGTCAGGCTGGTGGTCGTGCGGTTTGAGACCCCCAGGCAGCGGCATCGCGTGTTACCCCGCATCCCGCGAACCCTGGATGATCTAAACGGCCTTCTCAGGACGGACGAATTGGACCTGCTGTCGAAGCTGCGGGAGCGCCTCAAGAACTGGCCGAAGGAACGGGAGCCGATCCTTCAGAACCGTGTCATATTGCTCATCGATCTTCCGAAAACTCGGACCGATGACGGCCCAGTCGAGCGTGTCGAGCACTGTGCGGTGTTCATCGACAAGCCACTGGTGGATCTCGGCGTGGCCATCGGCGTGTGGACCATGCAGGATGGAAAGCGTGCCCTGTTGCTGGTGCCGGATGCGTCGAAGACGGGCGACGATGTTCCGCTCAGCCTGCTCAATGTATGCCACGCCCTGACGCGGGATTTGGCGGCAGTGCTGAATGGTCATGAGGCAGCGGATGGGGTGAAGATTCTGGCGGTCGGGGCCGGCGCTCTGGGCTCGCACGTGGCCATGAACTTGGCCCGGGCGGGATGGGGACGCTGGACGGTCGTCGATTGTGATGACCTGCTTCCGCACAATCTGGCGCGGCATGCCGCCGGGGGAGCGATGGTCGGCTGTCGCAAGGCAGCCGCGATGGCTCTGGAAATGAACTGGGTATTCCGCACTCCGGAAACCGCATCCTTCATTGATGCGGATGTGCTCCGCCCAGGCGCCGAAGGGGATCGGCTGGCCGCGGCTGCCCGCGGCGCCGACCTGATCCTGGACATGTCGGCTTCTGTGGCGGTCGGCCGGCACTTGACCCGCATCGAAGCGCCGGCGCGGCGCGCTTCGCTGTTTCTCTCGCCGTCGGGGCGGGACCTGGTCCTGCTGGCAGAGGACAAACATCGGCATGTTGAGCTTGACCACTTGGAAATGACGTACTACACGGCCGTGGCGACCGACGACCGGCTTGAGGTGCATCTCAACCTGCGGCCCGACCAGGTGCGCTACGGGCTGTCGTGCCGCGATGTTTCGAGTCGGATCGCCCAGGATGCGCTTGCGACTCTTGGCGGAATCGGCGGAGCGGCAATTCGGCAGTTGGCTGATGACGACCAGGCATGCATTCGGATATGGCGTTTGGACCCGCTAACTCTCGGCGTCGATGCGCTCAGCATCGACGTTGTACCGCTGGAGCGTCAGACTCAGGGCGACTGGACGCTGGAAGTGGCTCCATCCCTTTTGAGGCACGTCGCTGGGTGGCGCGAGCAGCGCTTGCCCAAGGAAACCGGCGGAGTGCTGATGGGAAATGTGGACCACGATCGCAGGACGATTTACGTGATGCTGGCGTTGCCGTCGCCTCCGGACAGTGCTGAGTGGCCGTGTCACTACATCCGCGGGTGCGAGGAGCTGCGGAAGCGCGTGGATCACCATCGGGAGAGAACAGCGGAGAATCTGAGGTACGTTGGGGAATGGCACTCGCACCCGGACGGCGCCGCGACCATGCGGAGCGGCGCTGACTTGAAGGTCTTTTCCTGGATCGCTGAGCACACGCTAGCGGAGGGGACGCCGCCGGTTATGTTGATCGCGGGCGAACGCGGACGCGCACGCATCTTCGTTGGGCTGAGCGAAAACACTCCGGAGGAACTATGTCCGGCCTGA
- a CDS encoding MarR family protein produces the protein MTADRDILEALPGVLAELTSLGVSAARNGRTGERLLRMGPHLVAAVAKSSSRAAAIAQAADSARLAAKRAGPRAVPLVAVPYMGEVGARVCREHKVSFVDLSGNAEINAPGLRIHVAGKPNRFIRRGRPSSVFAPKSSRLARLMLQDPNRPWRQSELAEASQLGAGYVSRICKRLEEDRLVERRQDGAIRSRAPELLLEAWQAEYDFRRHDIRMGHIAAHTGDELARRLVGVFGELSVPYALTGLAAAWLLAPFAAYRLVTVYLRKPPGEKLLQRLKWHEEKRGANLWLVRPNDEGVFHGVESVGGVECVSPVQAYLDLRGLPERAEEAADHLRKERLQWR, from the coding sequence ATGACCGCCGACCGCGACATCCTGGAAGCCCTGCCCGGCGTACTGGCCGAACTGACCTCGCTGGGCGTCAGCGCCGCCCGCAACGGGAGGACCGGGGAGCGGCTCTTAAGGATGGGACCACACCTCGTTGCGGCAGTCGCTAAATCGAGTTCGCGGGCCGCCGCCATCGCACAAGCCGCCGACAGCGCCCGGCTCGCAGCCAAGCGCGCCGGGCCAAGAGCGGTTCCCCTGGTGGCCGTGCCCTACATGGGGGAAGTCGGGGCGAGGGTCTGCCGCGAGCACAAGGTCAGTTTTGTGGATCTCTCCGGGAACGCGGAGATCAACGCGCCGGGACTTCGCATTCACGTCGCCGGCAAACCAAACCGGTTCATTCGACGTGGCCGGCCATCGTCGGTATTTGCGCCCAAGAGTTCGCGACTCGCCCGACTCATGCTCCAGGACCCAAATCGACCGTGGCGTCAGTCCGAACTTGCCGAAGCGAGTCAGCTTGGCGCGGGCTATGTGAGTCGGATCTGCAAACGGCTGGAGGAGGACCGGCTGGTCGAACGACGTCAGGACGGAGCCATCCGTTCCCGTGCCCCGGAGTTGTTGCTCGAAGCGTGGCAGGCTGAATATGACTTCCGCCGGCACGACATTCGGATGGGCCATATCGCCGCGCACACGGGCGACGAACTTGCTCGACGGTTGGTCGGAGTCTTCGGTGAGCTCTCGGTCCCCTACGCCCTGACCGGCCTAGCGGCGGCATGGTTACTCGCACCGTTTGCCGCATACCGATTGGTTACGGTGTACCTGCGGAAGCCGCCGGGTGAAAAGCTGCTGCAACGCCTGAAGTGGCACGAAGAGAAACGTGGCGCCAATCTGTGGCTCGTCCGACCGAACGACGAGGGCGTCTTTCACGGCGTCGAGTCAGTCGGCGGAGTTGAGTGCGTGAGTCCCGTTCAGGCCTACCTCGACCTTCGCGGCTTGCCGGAACGAGCCGAGGAAGCCGCCGATCACCTGCGGAAGGAGCGGCTGCAATGGCGGTGA